The window GACATCTACACCACCGAGGACGCGGACTTCCTGCTCCGGCACGGTGTCCTGCCGGCCGAGCGGATCCGGGCGGTGGAGACCGGGTGCTGCCCGCACACAGCGATCCGGGACGACATCTCCGCCAACCTCGACGCGGTCGAGGAGTTGGAGGCGACGCTCGGGCCGCTGGACCTGGTACTGGTGGAGAGCGGCGGCGACAACCTGACCGCGACGTTCAGCAAGGGGCTGATCGACCAGCAGATCTTCGTGGTCGACGTGGCCGGCGGTGACAAGGTGCCACGCAAGGGCGGGCCCGGGGTCACCGGCGCCGACCTGCTCGTGATCAACAAAACGGACCTGGCGCCGCTGGTCGGGGCCGACCTGTCGGTGATGGCCCGGGACGCGGGGGCCCGCCGGGGTGACCTGCCGACCGTCTTCCTCTCCCTGGTCCAGGACCGCTCGGCAACCCCCGTCGCCGACTGGGTACGCACCCTCGTCGCGAATCGGGTGCCGCCACTCACCACCCCGGACAGCAGTGGCCTCACGCGGCAAACCGACTCGGACCACGGCAGCGTCGTGCGGCAAACTGACTCGGACCGGACCGGGGTTACGCGGCGACCGGCCTCGTACTGATGCGGGCGGTCGCCCGGATCGTGGCGGTGGCGGACGGCTCGCGGGGAACGAGGCTGACCGAGCTGCGCGGGGAGGCTCCGCTGCTGGTGCGGCGTACCGGACCCGATGGCGACCCCGGCGAGGTGCAGGTGCACCTGGTCGGGGGCGCGGCCGGACCGCTCGGCGGGGACCGGCTACGGATCGAGATCGAGGTGGGCGCGGGCGCGCTGCTGTGCGTACGGACCGTGGCGGCGTCGTTGGCGCTGCCGGGGGCGGGCGGTGGGCAGTCCCTGCTGGAGGTGGTGGCACGGGTGGCGGCGGGAGGTCGGCTGCGGTGGCTGCCCGAGCCGCTGATCGGGGCCGCGCGCTGTGATCACCTCTCCCGCTCGGTGCTGGAGCTGGCGGAGGGCGCCGCCCTGGTCTGGCGCGAGGAGCTGGTCTGCGGGCGGCACGGCGAGCCGGTCGGTGACGTACGGATCAGCACGACCGTGCGCTACGCCGGCCGTACGCTGCTGCGCAACGAACTGGCGGTGGGGCCGAGGGCGCCGGGCTGGGCGGGTCCGGCGGGGCTCGGCGGTGCACGGGTCACCGGAACACTCCTGCGGGTCGACCCGACCTGGACCGGGAGCGGGCTGCCGGAGGCGGCACCGCTGGGAGCGTACGCCGCCCGGCTGCCACTGGCCGGCGGACCGGCCGTACTTGTCAACGCGACCGGCCCAGACCTCGCCACGGTCCGGGGCGCCATGCGTGGTGACCCCGAGTTGGCCACCGCGAGCCCCGAGCCAGCCGGGATCGTCGGCTGCTGAACCCTGTTCCGGTGGGTGTGTCACAGGGCTGAGCAGCCGACGATCGAGGATCCGCTCGAGGCGGCGGGTCCGGAGGGAGGGGTTCCGCTTCGCGGTGATCGCGGAAGGAAATAGGGTTCGCGTTCGAGGCCGGAAACCGGGAGGACGCGCATGATCTGGATCCTGTTGGGTGCCGCGATTCTCAGCGAGGTGAGCGCGACCATCGCGCTGCGGATCTCCGAGGGGTTCTCGAAGCTGGTTCCGTCGGTGATCGTCGTGATCGGCTACATCATCGCCTTCGTACTCCTCGCCGAGGTGCTGAAGCGGGGGATGCCGGTCGGTGTCGCGTACGGGGTCTGGTCGGCCATCGGGGTGGCCCTGGTCGCGGTGATCGGTGCCGCGTTCCTGGGTGACAGCCTCACCTGGATCCAGGTCGGTGGGCTGGTGCTGGTGATCGCCGGAGTGGCCGCCCTGGAGTTGGGCGCGCGTCACTGACAGTGCCGCCCACTAGGGCTCAACGACCGTCCGCAATCGCCGGACCTGCACCGATGCTCCGCAGTACGGTGACCGAATGCGACCCGTGCCGTGGTGGGCCCTACTCTCCGCCATCGGTGCCCCGTTCTTCCTGATCGGCGGCTGGACCGCCGGGGCGGCTCGTCAACCCGACCATTACGACCCGGTCTTCGACACCATCAGCGTGCTCGCCGGGCCCGGTGCGACCGACCCGTGGATCATGCAGCTCGGTTTGGCCGCCGCCGGGGCCTGCTACCTGGTCACCGCGATCGGGTTGGTGCTGGCCGGGGTGCTGGGCCGGGCCCTGCTCGCCCTCGGCGGGATCGCCACCGGCCTGGTGGCACTGTTTCCGCAACCGGAGAACGGCGGTTCGGACGAGCACGCGTTTGTCGCCGGGACCGCCTTCGTCGCGCTCGCCCTCTGGCCGCTGGCATCCACGGTGGCACTGCGGGACCGGTTCTGGCCGACCTGGGCCGACCCGACCGCGCCCCGCCCCTGGGCGGTACGCCGACCCGCCGCGATCATCGCGAGCCTGGTCCCGATCGGGCTCTGTGCCTGGTTCGGCGTCGAGATGTTCAGTCGTGGCCCGTGGATCGGGCTGACCGAGCGGTTCGCCGCCGGGGCCGAGTCGATCTGGCCGATGGTGGTGGCGATCAGCGCCCGCCTGGCCCCGTCCGCGCTGCCGGCCGCCGGGACCGACTCGGCGACCGAACC of the Micromonospora sp. NBC_01796 genome contains:
- a CDS encoding urease accessory protein UreD, coding for MRAVARIVAVADGSRGTRLTELRGEAPLLVRRTGPDGDPGEVQVHLVGGAAGPLGGDRLRIEIEVGAGALLCVRTVAASLALPGAGGGQSLLEVVARVAAGGRLRWLPEPLIGAARCDHLSRSVLELAEGAALVWREELVCGRHGEPVGDVRISTTVRYAGRTLLRNELAVGPRAPGWAGPAGLGGARVTGTLLRVDPTWTGSGLPEAAPLGAYAARLPLAGGPAVLVNATGPDLATVRGAMRGDPELATASPEPAGIVGC
- a CDS encoding DUF998 domain-containing protein translates to MRPVPWWALLSAIGAPFFLIGGWTAGAARQPDHYDPVFDTISVLAGPGATDPWIMQLGLAAAGACYLVTAIGLVLAGVLGRALLALGGIATGLVALFPQPENGGSDEHAFVAGTAFVALALWPLASTVALRDRFWPTWADPTAPRPWAVRRPAAIIASLVPIGLCAWFGVEMFSRGPWIGLTERFAAGAESIWPMVVAISARLAPSALPAAGTDSATEPSPVE
- the ureG gene encoding urease accessory protein UreG — its product is MHPDTSHPAGTPHVHDPDEPPHTHPDPGVDPHPPLAGSSADGGRALRIGIGGPVGSGKTALVAALCRTLSAELRLAVVTNDIYTTEDADFLLRHGVLPAERIRAVETGCCPHTAIRDDISANLDAVEELEATLGPLDLVLVESGGDNLTATFSKGLIDQQIFVVDVAGGDKVPRKGGPGVTGADLLVINKTDLAPLVGADLSVMARDAGARRGDLPTVFLSLVQDRSATPVADWVRTLVANRVPPLTTPDSSGLTRQTDSDHGSVVRQTDSDRTGVTRRPASY
- a CDS encoding DMT family transporter, which produces MIWILLGAAILSEVSATIALRISEGFSKLVPSVIVVIGYIIAFVLLAEVLKRGMPVGVAYGVWSAIGVALVAVIGAAFLGDSLTWIQVGGLVLVIAGVAALELGARH